The following are encoded in a window of Pygocentrus nattereri isolate fPygNat1 chromosome 5, fPygNat1.pri, whole genome shotgun sequence genomic DNA:
- the spag5 gene encoding sperm-associated antigen 5 isoform X1 produces MAARGQQPLMRPDRAPLRDVQNEEKQKTAGVKAALLGHKNPAREVENVSPFSGPKADGTFITSISSNRSEEGAVGNVTLKSFLCAGGEVEISEGSEMSDESILVRALMLEDGPQTLNNTTVTYPDSNEAVLSNREHVDHPYCTHPSDEPSCANMMQDGKLNGADEVCSVNRAASLKNADISEVSSQEMKSSTNEQADITFKSFTCPGGEIEVADGLIMQDSIMLDDMPLEGPSQSFRDESEISEDHAKLLVSPCHHVDHPYCHYEVDSSASRGDDCICTSVENLDAVVSNAELDNLSSADTSMALSQLVEEPGDLTFRSLTFPGAEVEIENTHDMSVISMLMNNLTLDGYLQPFSCSFSEHDGENNAALTSNSEHADHLYCCVEDADVCGDGSTNPLVPDPIICESKAHSSSQLSSTGLLESSETAAQVMSSLGTDGSPSLKPRLALPISENSLVLEELIASIEKSDWSHNLLHHCENNLDSKVNSDVIHYQGDLDQQSTSNHEENKAKEDLTAMNGLLMHDHDHVDVLSEIGQFSSDNEDLFSDVGEHAKSYSSQANISTSVENSGRESVNVDAQIQPLSLQHHCSENEVESSKVLQCQENNQQCLPGNKENNASDDSPALSGILSEVGNIDNSAENFEAKSAQIQSSLLNCNEAKVESSKVLVPQDDIVHQTKPNEPKGDLTAIAGPFTHPSVEVQSDLSVSRSSSEKEANSPSKFSYPQANVSMLGQNTASSFNKRNFGIKAESRNVNDQSQHTSLLNSNKEDEVGDSSKGLQGQDNINQQTLSDNEEKNVLAQNVESYSQAAVGMSAGNFRAECGDVGAQNMPAQHNDVDLEASVVQDSALGLSGIHSGSEILRAESVHECHTDAMPLHTQLWSALTLCDPSTPRNAALGRSVLQGHVEGNLESRLWPELPESPIPPPQLNSTTLPQALTPLHPRKPREARIKAAMMPNEKAPVVDFSTMSKGPLQQQLRQMAELLILASGKIAAPSTPAPVQHHTAEMATTPVQHRSAAVWTTPVLTAERSVNTSAQVELVKETEVSDACTSTDSLLWSVSPSSLQSLSRPELEQKLLSTLIMVEVLSQQLSSAKSHTGGTGPAPSELRDRLVQTEHTQLSQMGPYKELYVSAVERIHVLEEDQDTLQSLYQAMQQTRNTMTAVKTDTEEALGSLKQIESIVNEDLEILCKQMSEVKALYGRCMGALKRMEEKCKACLQERDGMRRGMEEAVQEKETVLRVLEQLRAHHSAQVSDLQRSLGSQQELTTALTHTYPQLVELNRSYVESLSAASALLREKLDDDEHLSAELHKAHWLLQKTNPVLQKLQQRASAAVEQSQLFQTERDIAVEEKAQMEVELEQAHAGLQTAEQQIADLNTQITIMNSEMTVLREQLSEVEEERAQLQRKSTELSATVSSSLASYAFLEQALASETNKLQRSLHETQESIDRADGLQADLEVSQRRVEELEEVLAQRDTLLTELHEEAENQRLQLRRLTQIQAELSSAREMGDFLQAENELTREQLTESEGLLRSHLQGLRERNLECEDLRLTLQQLRVERSSLQEELDSTRDKARVMLLEQGEQLAQATLDVSLLQHRVRCLTSSTHAAATAKSTEAPGQDELQQQLQPPRQPCGSFVSSVMLALTEEPEADAAPDPAAVCPAEEESTMEGIGSKSSAFTRLPPTALQHADENSQSTTLVELLASLGDSMSELQSAIEQLKQHKDSELNSLQSNIRGLQEALQVEFDRHRVEEAELRQQVGRLKAQAEKDTQVLQQKTQDEKALRKLCRELEENMEAAQKQRAENSELRREGAELRRALQQSQVEVQALRAELTQLSDQSTTSTKELDDRIRLLKEVEKLKAKLMEVEESRAKLLERAKRHQMVHAMNQSKLERELHLLDDMIETARKTLSTVPEVVKNCPELQKLVEFLG; encoded by the exons ATGGCTGCTAGAGGTCAG CAGCCTCTGATGAGACCGGACAGAGCTCCACTGCGAGATGTGCAGaatgaagaaaagcagaaaacggCAGGTGTCAAAGCTGCATTGTTGGGACACAAGAACCCTGCGCGAGAG GTTGAAAATGTGAGCCCTTTCTCTGGTCCGAAAGCTGATGGCACCTTCATCACCAGCATTTCTTCAAACAGAAGTGAAGAGGGTGCAGTGGGAAATGTCACATTGAAGTCCTTCTTGTGTGCAGGAGGGGAAGTTGAAATTTCAGAAGGGTCTGAAATGTCGGATGAAAGCATTCTCGTTAGAGCTCTAATGCTGGAAGATGGTCCACAGACGCTTAACAACACAACTGTAACGTATCCAGACAGTAATGAGGCTGTGCTTTCCAACAGAGAGCATGTTGACCATCCATACTGTACTCACCCGTCTGATGAGCCTAGCTGTGCAAATATGATGCAGGATGGAAAGTTGAATGGGGCTGATGAGGTTTGCTCTGTAAATCGTGCTGCCAGCCTTAAAAATGCTGACATTTCTGAAGTTTCATCTCAAGAAATGAAGTCATCAACTAATGAACAAGCAGACATCACCTTTAAGTCCTTCACTTGTCCAGGAGGAGAGATTGAGGTTGCAGATGGCTTGATCATGCAGGACTCAATTATGCTGGACGACATGCCACTGGAAGGTCCTTCTCAGAGTTTTAGAGATGAAAGTGAAATATCTGAAGACCACGCTAAGCTTTTAGTGTCCCCCTGCCATCATGTTGATCATCCCTACTGTCATTATGAGGTGGATTCATCTGCTTCTAGAGGTGATGACTGTATCTGCACATCTGTTGAGAACCTGGATGCTGTTGTCAGTAACGCTGAGCTTGACAATCTTTCTAGCGCAGATACCTCAATGGCTCTGAGCCAGTTGGTGGAGGAACCTGGAGATCTGACATTTAGATCATTAACCTTCCCTGGAGCGGAGGTTGAGATTGAGAATACGCATGACATGTCTGTAATATCTATGCTTATGAACAACTTGACTTTAGATGGTTACCTCCAACCATTCTCCTGTAGCTTTAGTGAACACGATGGAGAAAATAATGCAGCATTGACCTCTAATAGCGAACATGCTGACCACCTTTATTGTTGTGTTGAAGATGCTGATGTATGTGGAGATGGATCCACCAACCCATTAGTCCCAGATCCAATCATCTGTGAGAGTAAAGCTCACTCAAGTTCACAGCTTTCTTCTACTGGTCTTTTGGAAAGCTCTGAAACTGCAGCTCAAGTGATGTCCAGTCTTGGAACTGATGGATCCCCAAGTTTAAAGCCTAGATTGGCCTTGCCCATTTCAGAGAATTCTTTAGTTCTAGAGGAGCTGATTGCAAGCATAGAGAAGTCAGATTGGAGCCATAACCTGTTACACCATTGTGAGAATAACTTGGATTCAAAAGTAAATTCAGATGTCATACACTATCAAGGTGACCTTGATCAGCAATCAACCTCTAATCATGAGGAAAACAAAGCCAAGGAGGATCTCACAGCCATGAATGGTCTTCTTATGCATGATCATGATCATGTTGACGTGCTGTCTGAAATCGGCCAGTTTTCATCAGATAATGAAGATCTGTTCTCAGATGTTGGTGAACATGCCAAGTCATATTCTTCCCAAGCCAACATTAGCACATCTGTTGAAAATTCTGGGAGAGAATCTGTAAATGTTGATGCccaaatccaacctttatctctACAACACCACTGCAGTGAAAATGAAGTAGAAAGTTCAAAAGTCCTACAGTGTCAAGAAAACAACCAGCAATGCCTCCCTGgtaataaagaaaacaatgcGAGTGATGATTCTCCTGCCTTGAGCGGTATTCTTTCAGAGGTTGGTAATATTGACAATTCTGCTGAGAACTTTGAGGCTAAATCTGCCCAAATTCAAAGTTCATTGCTAAATTGCAATGAAGCCAAGGTAGAAAGCTCTAAAGTGTTAGTGCCTCAAGACGACATTGTCcatcaaacaaaaccaaacGAACCCAAGGGTGACTTAACAGCCATTGCTGGTCCTTTTACACATCCCTCTGTTGAAGTGCAGTCTGATCTCTCAGTCAGTCGGTCTTCATCAGAAAAGGAAGCAAATTCGCCTTCCAAGTTCTCGTACCCTCAAGCTAATGTTAGTATgctgggccaaaacactgcatcaTCATTCAACAAACGTAATTTTGGCATTAAGGCTGAAAGTAGAAACGTCAATGACCAGAGCCAGCACACATCTCTGCTAAACAGCAATAAAGAAGACGAGGTAGGAGATTCATCAAAAGGCTTGCAAGGTCAAGACAACATCAACCAGCAAACCCTCTCAGATAATGAAGAAAAGAATGTGCTGGCCCAAAACGTTGAGTCTTATTCCCAAGCTGCTGTTGGCATGTCTGCTGGGAATTTTAGGGCTGAATGTGGAGATGTTGGTGCCCAGAACATGCCAGCTCAGCATAACGATGTGGATTTGGAAGCCAGTGTGGTGCAGGACAGTGCTCTGGGATTGAGTGGCATCCACTCTGGTTCTGAAATCCTGCGTGCTGAAAGCGTTCATGAGTGTCACACTGATGCCATGCCtctacacacacagctgtggaGCGCTTTGACCTTGTGTGACCCCTCAACTCCCAGAAACGCGGCTCTTGGTAGGAGCGTCCTGCAG GGTCACGTTGAGGGAAACCTGGAGAGCCGTCTGTGGCCTGAGCTCCCTGAAAGCCCTATCCCTCCACCACAGCTGAACTCTACAACTTTACCCCAAGCTCTTACACCTTTGCATCCCCGTAAACCCAGAGAAGCTCGGATCAAAGCAGCTATGATGCCAAACGAGAAAGCCCCAGTGGTGGATTTTTCCACGATGAGTAAAGGCCCCTTGCAGCAGCAGCTCAGACAGATGGCAGAGCTGCTCATTTTGGCTTCAGGGAAAATCGCAGCTCCTTCCACACCAGCACCGGTGCAGCATCACACTGCTGAGATGGCCACCACTCCAGTGCAGCACCGCAGCGCTGCTGTGTGGACCACACCCGTATTGACAGCCGAACGAAGCGTAAACACTTCGGCCCAGGTGGAGCTGGTGAAAGAGACCGAGGTGTCTGATGCATGCACCTCCACCGACTCCCTTCTGTGGAG TGTCAGCCCAAGCAGTCTGCAGTCTTTGTCCAGGCCAGAGTTGGAGCAGAAGTTATTGTCCACCTTAATCATGGTGGAGGTTCTGTCCCAGCAGCTTTCCTCTGCAAAATCTCATACAGGTGGGACGGGCCCTGCTCCATCTGAGCTCAGAGACAGGCTTGTccagactgaacacacacagctcagCCAG ATGGGACCATATAAGGAGCTGTATGTAAGTGCAGTAGAGCGGATCCACGTTCTGGAGGAAGACCAGGACACGCTCCAGAGTTTATATCAGGCCATGCAGCAGACGAGGAACACTATG ACCGCTGTTAAGACCGACACGGAGGAGGCTCTAGGTAGTTTGAAGCAGATTGAAAGCATCGTTAATGAAGATCTGGAAATTTTGTGCAAGCAG ATGAGTGAGGTGAAGGCTCTGTATGGCAGGTGTATGGGCGCTCTGAAGAGGATGGAAGAGAAGTGTAAAGCCTGCCTGCAGGAAAGGGATGGTATGAGACGAGGCATGGAGGAGGCTGTTCAGGAGAAAGAAACG GTTTTGCGGGTGTTGGAACAGTTGCGTGCCCATCACTCTGCACAAGTTTCTGATCTTCAGCGCAGTCTTGGATCCCAGCAAGAGCTCACtactgctctcacacacacctaccCTCAGCTG GTTGAACTGAACCGGTCGTATGTGGAGTCCCTCTCTGCTGCCAGTGCCCTGCTAAGAGAGAAACTAGATGATGATGAGCACTTATCAGCCGAG CTTCATAAAGCTCACTGGCTCCTTCAGAAGACAAACCCAGTTCTACAGAAGCTCCAGCAGAGGGCGTCGGCTGCTGTAGAGCAGAGCCAGCTGTtccagactgagagagacataGCCGTAGAGGAAAAAGCTCAG ATGGAGGTTGAACTGGAGCAAGCCCATGCTGGCCTGCAAACCGCTGAGCAGCAGATTGCGGACCTGAACACTCAGATAACGATCATGAATTCAG AAATGACCGTTCTCCGGGAGCAGTTGAGTGAGGTCGAGGAAGAGCGTGCTCAGCTGCAGAGGAAAAGTACAGAGCTTTCAGCGACCGTCTCTTCCTCACTGGCCTCCTACGCCTTCCTGGAGCAGGCTTTAGCCTCAGAGACCAACAA ATTGCAGCGTTCCCTGCACGAAACCCAGGAATCCATAGACCGAGCTGACGG TCTGCAAGCTGATCTAGAGGTGTCCCAGCGGCGGgtggaggagctggaggaggttttAGCACAGAGAGACACCTTGCTGACTGAACTGCACGAAGAGGCTGAAAATCAGCGCTTGCAGCTCCGCCGACTCACTCAGATACAGGCTGAACTCTCCAGCGCTCGAGAGATGGGCGAC TTCCTGCAGGCGGAGAACGAGCTGACTCGGGAGCAGCTGACTGAGAGCGAGGGTTTGCTGCGCTCGCATCTGCAGGGTCTCCGGGAAAGGAACCTGGAGTGTGAGGACCTCAGACTAACTCTACAGCAGCTTCG tgttgagAGGAGTTCCCTGCAGGAGGAACTGGACAGTACACGTGATAAAGCTCGTGTTATGCTGCTGGAGCAGGGGGAGCAGCTGGCTCAGGCTACACTTGATGTTTCCCTTCTACAGCACAGAGTGCGCTGTCTGACCAGCAGCACACACGCTGCTGCCACTGCCAAG AGCACTGAAGCTCCCGGCCAGGATGAGCTGCAACAGCAGCTCCAGCCACCCCGGCAGCCATGCGGCTCTTTTGTCAGCTCAGTCATGCTGGCCCTGACTGAAGAACCTGAGGCTGATGCAGCTCCTGATCCAG CAGCAGTGTGTCCTGCAGAGGAGGAGAGCACGATGGAGGGAATTGGCAGCAAAAGCAGTGCCTTCACCCGTTTACCCCCAACTGCCCTTCAGCATGCTGATG AGAACAGCCAAAGTACTACTCTGGTGGAGCTGTTGGCTAGTCTTGGTGACAGCATGTCAGAGCTCCAGTCAGCCATTGAGCAGCTGAAACAGCACAAAGACTCCGAACTAAACAGCCTGCAAAGCAACAT TCGTGGCTTGCAAGAGGCGCTGCAGGTAGAGTTTGACAGGCACAGGGTGGAGGAGGCGGAGCTAAGGCAACAGGTGGGCCGACTGAAGGCTCAGGCAGAGAAGGATACGCAGGTGCTGCAGCAGAAAACACAG GATGAGAAAGCTCTGAGGAAGCTTTGTAGAGAGTTGGAAGAGAACATGGAGGCAGCGCagaaacagagagcagagaacaGC gAGTTGCGGCGGGAGGGGGCAGAGTTGCGCCGGGCGCTGCAGCAGTCTCAAGTGGAGGTGCAGGCTTTGAGGGCAGAGCTAACGCAATTAAGTGACCAATCAACAACCAGCACTAAGGAACTGGATGACAGGATTCGTTTACtcaaagag GTGGAAAAACTAAAGGCTAAACTCATGGAAGTGGAAGAATCTAGAGCTAAACTCCTCGAACGAGCCAAGAGACAC CAAATGGTACACGCCATGAATCAGAGTAAACTGGAGCGTGAGCTGCATCTGTTGGATGATATGATTGAGACTGCGAGGAAG